CCCGATCTGGTTCGTCCGGTGCTGGAGCAGGGCATGCTCCGACGGGCCGTTGAAAAAGGGCTGCTCGACGTCCGGGTTCACAACCTCCGCGACTACACGCGCGACAAGCACCGCACGGCGGACGACCATCCCTACGGAGGCGGGGCGGGTATGGTTCTGAAACCGGACCCCATTTTCAGGGCCGTCGACGCGATCCGGTCCCGGGGGGAAGCGTCGCGGCTGATCCTCACCTCGCCGCAGGGAAGGCGCTTCGGACAGCCGCTGGCGGTCGAGTTCGGCCGGGAGGAGCGGCGGCTCGTTTTTATCTGCGGCCGCTACGAGGGCGTGGACGAGCGGGTGCGGGAGGGCCTGGAACTGGAGGAGATTTCGATCGGGGATTACGTCCTGACGGGCGGCGAGTTGCCGGCCCTCGTCATGATGGACGCGGCGGTCCGGTGGGTGCCCGGCGTGCTGGGCGACCCGGAGTCGGCGCGGGAAGACTCATTCGCCGGAGCGCTGCTGGACTACCCGCATTACACGCGTCCGGCGCTGTTCCGCGGCCTGAACATTCCCGAGGTTTTGATCTCGGGAAATCATGCGGCCATCCAGGACTGGCGGCGAAAGCAGGCCCTGCTGAATACGTTTCAGAAGCGTCCGGAGCTGCTTGAGAAGACGGTTCTGACGGAAGAGGACCGGAATACGTTGGAGGAGTTGAAGAGGGAAACGGGCGGGGATGGCCCCCGCCGAGCGGATCCATTCCGTGTGGAACGGTGGGGATCGGGAGGAGGGAAGTCGTCATGAATCGGTTGGATCGAATCGAGCTGGGAATGAAGAAGGCCCAGATTGCGGCATTCAAAGTAGGGGATACCGTTCGGGTCTCCGCCAAGGTGATGGAAGGCGAGAAAGAGCGGGTCCAGGTGTTCGAAGGCGTCGTGATCGCCCGGAAAGGCGGCGCCCATCGCGAGACGGTCACGGTGCGGAAGATCTCGTTCGGCATCGGCGTGGAAAAAGTGTTCCCGCTGCATTCGCCGACCTTGGAAAAAATCGAGGTGGTGAGGGAGGGACGCGTCCGGAGGGCCAAGCTGTATTATCTGCGGACGAAGCAGGGTAAAGAGGCCAAGATCGCGGAACGGGAGTACGCGCCGGGCCTGGGCGAGAAGGCCCCGGCCTCCGAGCCGGAGCCGGAGGCCGTCGCGGCCAAGTCGGAAAAAAGCTGAGGATGGGTTAGTCCGCCCATTACGGTGGGAATGCCCCCGGTTCTGGACCCCAACAGGAGGGAGAAGGCCGATTTACCGGAACCCGGGTCGGCCGGCGTTGACGATCCGGATCGCACCCGTTTCGAGCGCATCGCTTTCGCGCAGGGGTTTCGGCGCATCGCCGGGCTGGACGAGGCGGGACGGGGTCCGCTGGCCGGTCCGGTGGTCGCGGCCGCCGTCATTCTGCCGGAGCATCTTGTTCTTCCCGGCCTGCGCGATTCCAAAAAATTGACCGCCCTGCAACGGGAACGATTCTTTGAAGCGATTCACGGACGGGCGACGGCCGTCGGCGTCGGGGTGATCGGCCCGGAGGTGATCGACCGGATCAACATCCTGCAGGCGACGGTCCGGGCCATGATCCGGGCGCTGGAGGATCTGGCGGTGTCGCCCGATTATCTGCTGATCGACGCCTTGACCGTCCCGGGCGTCGCGATTCCCCAAAAGGCCCTGATCCGGGGGGACGATCGGAGCCAGAGCATCGCGGCCGCCTCGGTGATCGCGAAGGTGACGCGGGATCGTTTGATGCTGGAATGCGATCGCCGGTACCCGCAGTACAACTTCCGCGCCCATAAGGGCTACGGCACGGCGGAGCACCTGGAGGCCCTGTCCCGGTTTGGGCCCTGCCCGATCCACCGCCAAAGCTTTCGCCGCGTCCGGGCTGATGATGACGGGGCGCCGCCGCGGCAGACATGAAACAAGGTCCTCGCATGCCCCCCGAACCCCCGCGTTCGCACCGGCGGAGCCGGACGCTCATTCGAGGCGGATCATGAGTCTTGAAACGCGGGCCTTCGGAAAGCAGGGGGAAGCGGAGGCGGTCCGTTTTCTGGAAGGACGCGGCTACCGGATCGTCGGCCGGAACATCCGGGTCGGGCGGGGCGAGATCGATCTGATCGCCTACGATGGGGACGTCCTGGTTTTCATCGAGGTCAAGGCCCGGCGCGGCGACCGCTACGGCGGGGCATCGTGGGCGGTGGACGCGCGAAAGCGTCGGCAGCTAACTTATCTTGCGGAGGGATATATGGCCCGACGCCGGCTGCGGGATTGTCCCTGCCGTTTTGACCTGGTGTTGATTCAAGGATTCACGAACCGGGCGTTCGAGGTCGATCTGATCCGGAACGCATTCGAGGCCGGAGGGGATTCCCGTTTACGATGATTACAGGGCTGAACACGGATGTCGAGCATCAGGGCAAAATCTATCACGTTCAAACCGAGGACACCGGCCGAAAAACCGCGACGATCGTGACGATTCTCTTTCAGGCCGGCGCGATCCTGGCCTCCCGCAAGACCGCTTACGCCGATATCGTGAACGCCGAAAACCTGCCGGCCACCCTGAAAGACATGATGAACGAGCAGCACAAGAAAATGATCGAGGATCTCCAGACGGGCCGGGTTTCACTGGAGACGAGCCGGCCCGGGACGAAGCCCGCCGCCGTCCAGCCTCCCGCGGCGAGCAAGGCCCCCGAGCATCGCCCCCCGCCGGCATCGGGCGGGAAGAAGAGTCTGGACGACATGATCCTGGACTATCTGGCGGCCCGGGAGGAGCGCAAGAAACCGTAGCGAATGATCCAACTCTTTCACGTGTACAAGTCGTACGGCCGTCACCGCGTGGCGTTGGAGGATATCACCCTGCGGATCGAGAAGGGTGAATTTGCATGGCTCACCGGCCCCAGCGGGGCCGGCAAATCGACGTTGCTGAAGCTCCTCTTCGGGTTGGAACAGCCGGATTCCGGTCAGATCGTGATCCAAAACAGGAACGTGGCCCGGGTGAAGGCGTCCGGTCTGCCGCTCCTCAGACGAAGCATCGGTTTCATCTTTCAGGATTTCAAACTGCTTCAGAAGAAAACGGTCTTTGATAATGTCGCGGTGGCCCTCCAGGTCGCGGGGGCCTCGCCGGCCGAAATTCGCAGACGGGTCTCCGAGGTGCTCGGCTCGGTCGGCCTCGAGCATAAAAAAGACCTGATGCCGACCATGCTCTCCGCGGGGGAGCAGCAGCGCGTCTGCGTCGCCCGGTCGATCGTGAATCATCCGATGATCCTGCTGGCGGATGAACCCACCGGGAATCTCGACGCCGAACTGACGGCCGAGATCTTCGAGTTGTTGAAAACGATCAACGCCAAAGGAACGACCATGCTGGTGGCGACGCACAACCGGGAGGTCGTGTCGCGCATCCGTCGCCGGGTGATCGGCCTCAAAGAGGGGAGAGTCGTCGAGGGGGGCGCCTGATGCGTCAACTCCGGTATTTTTTGAAAGAGACGTTTTTAAACCTCCGGGCCAACAAGTCGACCACGCTGATCTCGATGGCCACCATCGCCTTTACGATGATGCTGTTCGGGGTTTTTCTCCTCTTGTATTTCAACCTCGACGCGATGGTCGTTTCGCTCCAGCAGGAAATCAAGGTGATCCTGTATCTCCGGGACGGGCTCGCGGAAAAAGAGAAGGCCGACCTGGAAACAAAACTTCGGGCGGAGCCCGGCGTTTCCAATGTCGTGTACGTTTCAAAAGAGCGGGCCCTGGAGAACTTCCGCCGGTCTCTGGAAGGCCAGGATATTCTTCTCAAGGGGCTGGGAGACAATCCGTTGCCGGCTTCCTATGAAGTGACGCTGGAAAAAGCCTACCAGTCTTCCGAGGCCGTCCGGCGGCTGGCCCTGCGCTTGAAGGGGCTGGACGGGGTCGACGACATCCAGTACGGCCGCGATTGGGTCGACACCGTCAACGCCGTTCTGGAAACCGTCCGGGTGGGCAGCGCCGTGATCGGGTTGATCCTCGGGCTGGCGGCGGTGGTGATCATCTACGGCACCATCGGCCTGACGGTCTGGTCCCGCTTGGAGGACATCGAGGTGCTCCAGCTGATCGGCGCCACCCGCGCCTATATCCAGATGCCTTTCCTTATGGAGGGGGCGTTGATGGGTTTGTTCGGCGGCGTCGTCTCGATCGCTTTGCTGCGGGGGATCTTTGAACTGGCCCAGAGGCGGCTGGCCGGAACCGGCGGGTTTCTGGGCGGCCAGATGGATTTGATGTTTCTGCCGGCGTCCTGGCTGTTCCTGGTCCTGGCGGTCGGCGTCGGACTGGGCTGCACGGGGAGTCTGCTTTCGATCCGAAGATTGTTATGAGACGGGTCTTGATCCGGATGCTGTGGGGTCTGGCGATTCTCGTCCCGGTTCTCTTGCTGACGGGACTCGGCCGGTCCGCCGAGTCCGAGCCCGATTCGGCTTCAAAAAAAATGACGCAGGAAAAACAGGAACTGGACCGCTTGAGGCAGGAGATCGATCAGCAACGCCGGAAGAACCGCAGCGCGGTCAAACGGGAGAATTCGATCCTGGAAAATCTGGAAGAGGTCGATTACCAGCGCACGCTGAAAAAGAAAGAGCTCACGGTGGTCAATCTCCAGTTGATCGAGCGGGACCAGGAAATCGAACAGCTGGATCGCGACCTGCGATCCCTGCAGAGCGAGATCGAGGCCAATCAAGGGCGGGTCCGGGAGCGTATCCGGGTCTTGTATCAGGAGGGGCGGTTCGGCGCGTTGAAGATTCTGTTTGAATCGAAGGATCATTATGATTTTCTGAGGCGGTATTATTATCTGACTTGGATCTCGAACAAGGAAGGCGAACTGCTCCGGAGCTACCAGTCGGCGGTGGCCCAGATGGAGCCGAAGGAAACCGCCCTGCGCCGGGCCCGCGCCGACCTTCTGGACGATAAGACCGAAATCACCCGGAAGCTGTCCGAGATCCACGACGAAAAGAAGAAGAAGGATCTGCTGCTGGCCAGCATTCGGGATGAGAAGTCGACCTCCGAGCGAACCCTCCGTGAATTGGAGGAGTCGGCGACCAAACTCAAAGACCTGATCCAGGAGCTGGAAACCGAGCGTCGCGCCCGGCGGGAACACCCCGCGGCCGGCGAATTCGCGCTTCAACGCGGTCATTTGGATTGGCCGGCGCCGGGTCGGGTGGTCACGTTGTTCGGCCGTCAGAAGCATCCTCAATTTGACGTCTATATTTACCGGAAAGGGATTGAAATCCAGTCCAGCCAGGGCAGCCCGATCCGCTCGGTTTACAGCGGGTCGGTGGTGTACGCCGACTGGTTCCGGGGTTACGGGCTCTTGGTGATCATCGATCACGGCAAAAATTATTTCACCCTGTATGCCCATGCGGCCAAACTTCTGGTCTCGCCCGGCGACCAGGTCTCCCGACGACAGATCATCGGAGAGATCGGGGACACCGGCTTGACCAGCGACAACAATCTTTATTTTGAGGTGCGCCACGGCGCGGACCCGTTGGATCCCCTGTCCTGGCTGAAGCGCCGGTGAGTCTGCCGTCGTAATTATCGGACGTTCTCTTTTGGGAGGAAACCATGCACAAGCAGCAAAAAACCTTGATCGGCGTTGTCGTCGTCCTTCTGATCACCGTATTCGCCACCGGCCTGATGGTCGGTCAGGGGCTTCGGAGCGCGCTTTCCGCGGAAGCCGAAGTCTATGAAGAGCTCAAAATATTTGCGGAGGTCCTGTCCCTGATCCAGAAGAACTACGTGGAGCCGACGGACAGCAAGGATCTGGTGTACGGCGCCATCCGGGGGATGCTCAACACGCTGGATCCGCATTCCGCTTTTATGTCTCCGGACATGTACAAGGAAATGCAGGTGGACACGAAAGGAGAGTTCGGCGGTCTGGGGATTCAGATCGGGATCAAGGACAACCGCTTGACGGTCATCGCTCCGATCGAGGGAACGCCGGCGGACCGGGCCGGGATCAAGGCCGGGGATTTCATCATCAAGGTGGACGGGGACCCCACAAAGGATATGACCTTGATGGAGGCCGTGGAAAAGATGCGGGGGCCGAAGGGCACCAAGGTCAAGCTGACCGTCGAGCGGGAGGGAGCCGACGAGCCCATCGTGTTCGATCTGGTCCGGGAAACGATCAAGATCGACAGCGTCAAGAGCAAGATGCTGGACAATCACATCGGATACATCCGGCTGAGCCAGTTTCAGGAGATGACGGCCACGGATTTGGCCGCCGCGTTGAAGAAGTTGAAGGAGGATAAGATGCAGTCCATCATTTTAGACCTCCGAAACAATCCGGGAGGGCTGCTGACCGCGGCGGTCGAGACCTCCGAGTTGTTCATCCCGCCGGGCAAAGTGGTGGTATCCATTAAAGGCCGCGATCCGAAGAAGCAAACGGACGAGTACCAATCCAGCAACAAGAACCCCTACGATAGTTATCCCATGATCGTCCTGGTGAACGAGGGGAGCGCCAGCGCTTCCGAGATTGTGGCGGGCGCCATGCAGGATTGGGGTCGCGCGATCATTCTTGGAACGCAGACGTTCGGGAAAGGTTCCGTCCAAACGATATTACAGCTGTCCGACGGTTCCGGCCTGCGGTTGACCACCGCCAAATATTACACCCCGAAGGGGCGTTCGATTCAGAACGTGGGGATTACGCCGGACATCGTCGTTAAGCCGTTGCAGGTCAAAGGGTCCGGGCAACCCCCTCCCGTGCTGCGTGAAAAGGACCTCGAAAGACATCTGAAAAATGAAACCGCCGAGCCGCGTTCCGGGAATGCCTTGAAACAGGAACCCGCGCCGCCATCGAGCGAAGGGTCACCGGCGCCCGAGGGAGAAGACGTCCAGCTTCAGAAGGCGATTGATCTTTTGAAAACATGGGAAATATTTAAAGACATCAAGCCGGTACAAACGGCGAGCTGATTTTTAAAAAAAAACTTGACACCATAGTTTCTATGGTGTAGATTAGCACTCACTTGAACGGAGTGCTAATCAATTTCATGAGACGATAGCACATAAGACAATAGAAAAGGAGGAATGGATCATGACGGTACAGGCGACGCAAAAGAAGGGGGAGGTTTCGATGAAATTCAAACCGCTCAAGGACCGCGTGTTCGTGAGCTATTCGGAAGAAATGGAAAAAACGCCGGGAGGGATTTATATTCCCGAAGCGGCCAAAGAAAAACCGCAAAAGGGTAAAATTGAAGCGGTGGGCAGCGAGGTCAAGGGATTGAAAGTCGGGGACGTCATTTTATTCGACAAGTATTCCGGCAGCAAGATCAACATGGATGGAACGGATTACTTGATCGTCAAGGAAGAGGATATCCTGGGTATTTTTGAAAAGTAAAGACGGTTCACTATTATAAACCGATCGATCGGATGGAACCATCATCGTTCCATTCGACACATCCAAGGAAAGAGGGGATTCTATGGCAAAGCAGATGCTGTTCAGTGATTCGGCCCGTGCGGCCGTTCTTCGAGGAGTCAACCAATTAACGGAAGCGGTCAAGGCCACGCTCGGACCGAAGGGAAGAAACGCAATGATCGACAAGAAATTCGGCGCGCCGACCATCACCAAAGACGGCGTGACGGTGGCCAAAGAAGTCGAGCTCAAAGATCCCTATGAGAACATGGGCGCGCAGCTTGTCAAGGAAGTGGCCAGCAAGACCAGCGACGCGGCCGGCGATGGAACCACGACCGCGACGGTGCTGGCCTGGTCGATCTTCAAAGAGGGTGTTAAGAGTGTGTCGGCCGGGGCCAACTCCATGGAGCTGAAGCGGGGCATCGACCGGGCGGTCGAAATCGTCATCGAGGAGTTGAAGAAACTGTCCAAGCCCTGCCAGACCAAAAAGGAAATCGCGCAGATCGGCACCATTTCGGCCAACAGCGATAAAACCATCGGCGAGCTGATCGCCGAGGCCATGGAAAAAGTCGGAAAAGACGGCGTCATCACGGTCGAAGAGGCGAAGAGCATGACCACGACGCT
The window above is part of the Nitrospiria bacterium genome. Proteins encoded here:
- the trmD gene encoding tRNA (guanosine(37)-N1)-methyltransferase TrmD → MMKCDIITLFPDLVRPVLEQGMLRRAVEKGLLDVRVHNLRDYTRDKHRTADDHPYGGGAGMVLKPDPIFRAVDAIRSRGEASRLILTSPQGRRFGQPLAVEFGREERRLVFICGRYEGVDERVREGLELEEISIGDYVLTGGELPALVMMDAAVRWVPGVLGDPESAREDSFAGALLDYPHYTRPALFRGLNIPEVLISGNHAAIQDWRRKQALLNTFQKRPELLEKTVLTEEDRNTLEELKRETGGDGPRRADPFRVERWGSGGGKSS
- the rplS gene encoding 50S ribosomal protein L19 gives rise to the protein MNRLDRIELGMKKAQIAAFKVGDTVRVSAKVMEGEKERVQVFEGVVIARKGGAHRETVTVRKISFGIGVEKVFPLHSPTLEKIEVVREGRVRRAKLYYLRTKQGKEAKIAEREYAPGLGEKAPASEPEPEAVAAKSEKS
- a CDS encoding ribonuclease HII; translated protein: MPPVLDPNRREKADLPEPGSAGVDDPDRTRFERIAFAQGFRRIAGLDEAGRGPLAGPVVAAAVILPEHLVLPGLRDSKKLTALQRERFFEAIHGRATAVGVGVIGPEVIDRINILQATVRAMIRALEDLAVSPDYLLIDALTVPGVAIPQKALIRGDDRSQSIAAASVIAKVTRDRLMLECDRRYPQYNFRAHKGYGTAEHLEALSRFGPCPIHRQSFRRVRADDDGAPPRQT
- a CDS encoding YraN family protein, with product MSLETRAFGKQGEAEAVRFLEGRGYRIVGRNIRVGRGEIDLIAYDGDVLVFIEVKARRGDRYGGASWAVDARKRRQLTYLAEGYMARRRLRDCPCRFDLVLIQGFTNRAFEVDLIRNAFEAGGDSRLR
- the ftsE gene encoding cell division ATP-binding protein FtsE, whose amino-acid sequence is MIQLFHVYKSYGRHRVALEDITLRIEKGEFAWLTGPSGAGKSTLLKLLFGLEQPDSGQIVIQNRNVARVKASGLPLLRRSIGFIFQDFKLLQKKTVFDNVAVALQVAGASPAEIRRRVSEVLGSVGLEHKKDLMPTMLSAGEQQRVCVARSIVNHPMILLADEPTGNLDAELTAEIFELLKTINAKGTTMLVATHNREVVSRIRRRVIGLKEGRVVEGGA
- a CDS encoding permease-like cell division protein FtsX, which produces MRQLRYFLKETFLNLRANKSTTLISMATIAFTMMLFGVFLLLYFNLDAMVVSLQQEIKVILYLRDGLAEKEKADLETKLRAEPGVSNVVYVSKERALENFRRSLEGQDILLKGLGDNPLPASYEVTLEKAYQSSEAVRRLALRLKGLDGVDDIQYGRDWVDTVNAVLETVRVGSAVIGLILGLAAVVIIYGTIGLTVWSRLEDIEVLQLIGATRAYIQMPFLMEGALMGLFGGVVSIALLRGIFELAQRRLAGTGGFLGGQMDLMFLPASWLFLVLAVGVGLGCTGSLLSIRRLL
- a CDS encoding peptidoglycan DD-metalloendopeptidase family protein gives rise to the protein MRRVLIRMLWGLAILVPVLLLTGLGRSAESEPDSASKKMTQEKQELDRLRQEIDQQRRKNRSAVKRENSILENLEEVDYQRTLKKKELTVVNLQLIERDQEIEQLDRDLRSLQSEIEANQGRVRERIRVLYQEGRFGALKILFESKDHYDFLRRYYYLTWISNKEGELLRSYQSAVAQMEPKETALRRARADLLDDKTEITRKLSEIHDEKKKKDLLLASIRDEKSTSERTLRELEESATKLKDLIQELETERRARREHPAAGEFALQRGHLDWPAPGRVVTLFGRQKHPQFDVYIYRKGIEIQSSQGSPIRSVYSGSVVYADWFRGYGLLVIIDHGKNYFTLYAHAAKLLVSPGDQVSRRQIIGEIGDTGLTSDNNLYFEVRHGADPLDPLSWLKRR
- a CDS encoding S41 family peptidase — its product is MHKQQKTLIGVVVVLLITVFATGLMVGQGLRSALSAEAEVYEELKIFAEVLSLIQKNYVEPTDSKDLVYGAIRGMLNTLDPHSAFMSPDMYKEMQVDTKGEFGGLGIQIGIKDNRLTVIAPIEGTPADRAGIKAGDFIIKVDGDPTKDMTLMEAVEKMRGPKGTKVKLTVEREGADEPIVFDLVRETIKIDSVKSKMLDNHIGYIRLSQFQEMTATDLAAALKKLKEDKMQSIILDLRNNPGGLLTAAVETSELFIPPGKVVVSIKGRDPKKQTDEYQSSNKNPYDSYPMIVLVNEGSASASEIVAGAMQDWGRAIILGTQTFGKGSVQTILQLSDGSGLRLTTAKYYTPKGRSIQNVGITPDIVVKPLQVKGSGQPPPVLREKDLERHLKNETAEPRSGNALKQEPAPPSSEGSPAPEGEDVQLQKAIDLLKTWEIFKDIKPVQTAS
- a CDS encoding co-chaperone GroES, whose amino-acid sequence is MKFKPLKDRVFVSYSEEMEKTPGGIYIPEAAKEKPQKGKIEAVGSEVKGLKVGDVILFDKYSGSKINMDGTDYLIVKEEDILGIFEK